A genomic region of Colletes latitarsis isolate SP2378_abdomen chromosome 7, iyColLati1, whole genome shotgun sequence contains the following coding sequences:
- the LOC143343778 gene encoding uncharacterized protein LOC143343778 gives MSRTGCATVTSRRVRAGRLVLVGLILLALLDSVSGVPYKRSLLRLCSRSLSDALALACKDRGYNEPFSYSAEADPQDSMETGLVEECCYRQCSFSHLQQYCKQDTEGPAADVDKSVWIENLPYPSGRPGTSSEERSRSDTDYDASTIKCRIHGLHGSRKKGTNTNHDDWVGCDVKISAKKHRGGWHRRQMRRRLGKVSEKALVEKTSRIRKFKGLPFP, from the exons ATGTCGAGGACCGGTTGTGCAACGGTGACGTCCAGAAGAGTCAGAGCCGGTAGGCTGGTCCTGGTTGGGCTGATTCTCCTGGCGCTCCTGGACTCCGTCAGCGGCGTTCCCTACAAACGATCGTTGCTCAGACTGTGCTCCAGGAGCCTCAGCGACGCCCTGGCGCTGGCGTGCAAGGATCGCGGATACAACGAGCCGTTCTCCTACAGCGCGGAGGCGGATCCCCAGGACTCGATGGAGACAGGACTGGTGGAGGAGTGCTGCTACCGTCAGTGCTCGTTCTCGCACCTGCAACAATACTGCAAGCAGGACACAGAGGGCCCCGCGGCCGACGT AGACAAGTCGGTCTGGATAGAAAATTTACCGTATCCCTCCGGGAGACCGGGAACGTCGTCGGAGGAGAGATCGAGATCGGACACCGACTACGACGCCAGCACGATAAAGTGTAGGATCCACGGGTTGCACGGGTCACGAAAGAAGGGAACTAACACGAACCACGACGACTGGGTTGGCTGCGATGTAAAGATCTCGGCGAAGAAGCATCGCGGCGGCTGGCATCGACGCCAGATGCGTCGTCGTCTTGGCAAG GTATCAGAGAAGGCACTAGTCGAGAAGACATCGAGGATCAGAAAGTTCAAAGGATTACCATTCCCTTAA
- the LOC143343290 gene encoding uncharacterized protein LOC143343290 → MHRAQQTIRVALFVATLVAVAVAYDEGRQSLRCKNIARNVILNSCKGPRIKRTLEDLDQGTLAGQLKIDTSDTVNVPPTIQQKRQWGLPQRLPGGYSGSMAGSHHITELETPLLNFFDDRQTDMVNQQFRPDGYLPMPYQPMGPMMYPGFRHSDSDELLGYDLSAVELEELHREIGERMPRNSKAQNTKIFLKVAKMCCPDVKLCYDNPSLVPCMGF, encoded by the exons ATGCATCGAGCGCAGCAAACGATCCGCGTCGCGCTTTTCGTCGCGACGCTTGTCGCAGTGGCGGTCGCTTACGACGAAGGGCGACAATCTTTGAGGTGCAAGAACATCGCCAGGAACGTCATATTGAACAGCTGCAAGGGACCCAGGATCAAACGAACCCTCGAGGACCTCGATCAGGGAACATTGGCTGGCCAGCTGAAAATTG ACACGTCAGATACGGTCAACGTGCCACCCACGATCCAACAAAAGCGACAATGGGGGTTACCACAGAGACTGCCAGGTGGATACTCGGGTTCAATGGCGGGAAGCCACCATATCACGGAATTGGAGACCCCATTATTGAATTTCTTCGACGACCGTCAGACCGATATGGTTAACCAACAGTTCAGACCCGATGGTTACTTGCCTATGCCTTACCAGCCTATGGGGCCGATGATGTATCCTGGATTTAGGCATTCT GATTCTGACGAGCTTCTTGGCTACGATCTGAGCGCTGTAGAACTCGAGGAGCTCCACAGGGAGATCGGCGAAAGGATGCCCAGGAATTCCAAggcccaaaatacgaaaattttCCTGAAAGTCGCGAAGATGTGTTGCCCTGACGTGAAGCTGTGCTATGACAATCCGAGCCTAGTTCCGTGTATGGGATTCTGA
- the Betacop gene encoding coatomer subunit beta, whose protein sequence is MSTVVEQPCYTLINIPTDSEPLNELQLKQDLEKGDVQTKIEALKKTIHMILSGERLPGLLMTIIRFVLPLQDHTIKKLLLIFWEIVPKTSPDGKLLQEMILVCDAYRKDLQHPNEFVRGSTLRFLCKLKEPELLEPLMPAIIACLEHRHSYVRRNAVLAIFTIYRNFEFLIPDAPELIAKYLEGEQDMSCRRNAFLMLLHADQSTALSYLASCLDQVPSFGDILQLVIVELIYKVCLANPLERARFIRCIYSLLNSPSAAVRYEAAGTLVTLSSAPTAIKAAASCYIELVVKESDNNVKLIVLDRLIAMKDSPVYERVLQDLVMDVLRVLGSPALEVRTKTLALAMDLVTTRTIEEMVQLLKKEVLRTAGGEHEDAGRYRQLLVRTLHACSIKFSDVAATVIPVLTDFLSENNEAAATDVLVFVREAIQRFENLRPLIVEKLLEVFPHIRSVKVHRAALWILGEYATSKEDIEAVMGRIRAALGELPLLEAENKRQAGEKSVDDGSTDAAPAQLVTSDGTYATQSAFSAASSRKKEEKRPALVQYMMEGDFFIGASLATTLAKLALRYKSLESDLQKSNRMQAEAMLVMSSVLQLGRSGLPTKAMTHDDAERLSLCLRSLACPMPLVQKVFTEGCRDALGRMLTAKAEEDSQNQKAKEKPGSIVQVDDAIQFLQLSRGSDLAGGAGDMFEQSLSAAVAGRPGAAGDAPAPSALSKVTQLTGFSDPVYAEALVHVNQYDIVLDVLIVNQTEDTLQNCTLELATMGDLKLVERPQPIVLAPRDFASIKANVKVASTENGIIFGNIVYDVSGAGSDRSVVVLNDIHIDIMDYIVPATCTDAEFRQMWAEFEWENKVSVNTTLSDLREYLAHLLKSTNMRCLTPEKALSGQCGFMAANMYAKSIFGEDALANMSIEKPLNKPYAPVVGHIRIRAKSQGMALSLGDKINSTQKGPHSKVVQAA, encoded by the exons ATGAGTACGGTCGTCGAACAACCTTGCTACACTTTGATAAATATTCCAACCGATTCGGAGCCGTTAAACGAACTCCAGCTGAAGCAAGATCTCGAAAAGGGCGATGTTCAAACGAAAATTGAAGCCCTCAAGAAAACAATTCATATGATACTGAGCGGGGAACGCTTGCCAGGGCTTCTGATGACTATCATCAGGTTTGTCCTACCCCTGCAGGATCACACAATTAAAAAGCTTCTGTTAATATTCTGGGAAATAGTTCCAAAAACATCTCCTGATGGCAAGTTGCTACAGGAAATGATATTAGTCTGCGATGCTTATAGAAAGGACCTGCAGCATCCAAATGAATTTGTCAGAGGTTCAACTCTTAG ATTTTTGTGCAAATTGAAAGAGCCAGAACTTCTGGAGCCACTAATGCCTGCAATAATTGCCTGTTTAGAGCACAGACACTCCTATGTCAGGCGTAATGCTGTGCTGGCCATTTTCACAATTTACAGAAACTTTGAGTTTCTAATACCGGATGCGCCAGAATTGATAGCAAAATACTTGGAGGGGGAACAGGATATGTCGTGTAGGAGGAACGCGTTTTTGATGCTCTTGCATGCCGATCAGAGCACGGCATTGTCTTATTTAGCTTCTTGTCTGGACCAAGTGCCCAGTTTCGGCGACATACTGCAACTGGTTATCGTCGAATTAATTTACAAG GTTTGCCTCGCGAATCCATTGGAAAGGGCGCGTTTCATCAGATGCATTTACAGTTTGTTGAATTCGCCGAGTGCTGCCGTTCGTTACGAAGCGGCTGGCACTCTGGTGACGCTTTCCAGCGCACCCACGGCGATCAAGGCTGCGGCTTCTTGCTACATCGAATTGGTCGTCAAAGAAAGCGACAATAACGTAAAACTGATCGTATTAGATCGTTTGATCGCGATGAAGGATAGCCCCGTCTACGAAAGAGTCCTTCAGGACCTGGTCATGGACGTACTTAGAGTTCTAG GCTCGCCGGCATTGGAAGTCAGAACCAAAACGTTGGCTCTGGCCATGGATTTGGTAACCACTCGTACGATCGAGGAAATGGTCCAACTTCTGAAGAAGGAAGTGCTCAGAACGGCCGGCGGGGAACACGAAGATGCTGGCAGATATCGTCAGCTTCTTGTGCGGACTTTGCACGCTTGCTCTATTAAATTCTCCGACGTGGCGGCTACAGTGATTCCTGTGCTGACGGATTTCCTCTCGGAGAACAACGAGGCCGCAGCCACGGACGTATTGGTGTTCGTTCGCGAAGCGATTCAGCGTTTCGAGAACCTCAGACCTCTCATCGTTGAGAAGCTTCTTGAG GTGTTTCCACATATCAGATCCGTGAAAGTGCACAGGGCGGCCCTGTGGATTCTCGGTGAGTACGCAACGTCCAAGGAAGACATAGAGGCAGTGATGGGTCGTATACGGGCTGCCCTGGGAGAATTGCCGTTGCTCGAGGCCGAAAACAAACGTCAGGCTGGCGAGAAGTCGGTGGATGACGGAAGTACCGATGCTGCACCGGCGCAATTGGTCACGTCGGATGGAACTTACGCTACTCAGAGTGCATTCAGCGCGGCATCTTCGC ggaagaaagaagagaagcgTCCAGCGTTGGTTCAGTACATGATGGAGGGCGACTTCTTCATTGGCGCCTCTTTGGCTACCACCTTGGCGAAGTTAGCGCTCCGCTACAAGAGCCTCGAGAGCGATCTTCAAAAGAGCAATCGTATGCAGGCGGAGGCGATGCTGGTGATGTCCAGCGTGTTGCAGTTGGGCCGTTCTGGTCTTCCCACGAAGGCAATGACCCACGACGACGCTGAACGGTTGTCCTTGTGTCTGAGGTCCTTGGCCTGCCCGATGCCGCTGGTTCAAAAAGTGTTCACCGAGGGTTGCCGCGACGCTCTTGGCAGAATGTTAACAGCGAAGGCCGAGGAAGACTCGCAGAACCAGAAG GCGAAGGAAAAGCCAGGTAGCATCGTCCAGGTGGACGACGCGATCCAGTTCCTACAGCTGAGTCGTGGATCGGACCTAGCCGGCGGAGCTGGTGACATGTTCGAGCAGAGCCTTAGCGCGGCTGTCGCTGGAAGACCTGGTGCTGCTGGTGATGCCCCAGCACCGAGTGCTTTGAGCAAGGTCACCCAGCTGACTGGCTTTTCAGATCCCGTTTACGCCGAGGCCTTGGTCCACGTTAATCAATACGACATCGTGCTGGACGTCTTAATAGTAAATCAAACCGAGGATACACTGCAAAATTGCACGTTAGAGCTGGCGACGATGGGCGATTTGAAGCTCGTGGAGAGGCCACAGCCTATCGTGCTCGCCCCGAGGGACTTCGCGAGCATCAAAGCGAACGTGAAGGTGGCATCCACGGAGAACGGAATAATATTCGGAAATATAG TGTACGACGTGTCCGGTGCTGGGTCCGATAGGAGCGTCGTTGTCCTAAACGACATACACATAGATATTATGGATTATATAGTGCCTGCAACGTGCACCGACGCAGAGTTCCGACAAATGTGGGCAGAGTTCGAGTGGGAGAACAAGGTGTCTGTTAACACGACGTTGTCGGATCTGAGGGAGTATCTTGCCCATTTATTGAAGTCCACGAACATGCGCTGCCTAACCCCGGAAAAG GCTCTTTCTGGGCAGTGCGGGTTCATGGCTGCTAATATGTACGCGAAATCAATATTTGGCGAGGATGCGTTAGCGAATATGTCTATCGAAAAGCCATTGAATAAACCGTATGCACCGGTGGTCGGCCATATTCGTATCAGAGCGAAGAGCCAAGGAATGGCATTGTCGTTAGGAGATAAAATTAATTCCACGCAAAAAGGTCCACATAGTAAAGTTGTTCAGGCTGCTTAA
- the Trpl gene encoding transient receptor potential-like, with the protein MGCEKSERELESPPSETESYTIHLPKPLNIEEKKYLLAVERGDLVNVKRFIQSAYKGGINGKSVDINCMDSLGRSALSLAIEAENLEMVELLIVLGVETKDALLRAIDQEFVEAVELLLEHEELLTVDSIVENNDVQEITHSWQKVDPVSARYAPEITPLILAAQRNNYEILKLLLDRGASLPMPHDIKCGCSDCLRSTTGDPLRLSATRMSEYKALASRCLIALSSPDPLLTAFQLSWELRDLAIAEPESRGEYLKLRKEVEKFAVDLLQQVRTTTELYTILNYDPDDENNLVTKHLARLELAIQYKQKTFVAHPRVQQLLAAIWYDGLPGFRRMSTLQRFGVVAKTAMLFPFYCIMYLLAPRSRNGQQMRRPFVKFLVHASSYVFFLFILILVSQRADMELVKIFSSQEAKRNIEIELARQRGAAPSFLEGIVVLYVLGFIWQEMREAYVDGLKAYLRDMWNFIDFTRNFLYVGTVVLRTAAYLQQRAEIKQDAMAAMVPRETWSDFDPQLIAEGLFAGANVFSALKLIHLFSINPHLGPLQISLGRMVIDIVKFFFIYTLVLFAFACGLNQLLWYFAELERKKCYINFGDPSWDAASESCLRWRSFSSLFESCQSLFWASFGGIGIDSFELAGIKSYTRFWGLLMFGSYSVINVIVLLNLLIAMMSNSYAMIEERADTEWKFARTKLWMSYFEEGGTLPPPFNVLPPPKLLFRLCGLQRKRVARQSSDYKRTHGYKYGAVMRALVWRYVVNAHSEHEMDPVTEDDIHELKSDLSSWRCELLEILRRNGMDINGADTKERTVLGKRMKVWERRLMKDFHVAAPVAGSEIEEMATLQPPAEGEDNVARWKRIAKLAVMRSPNHRWTQVVSSAIKSSQIGKSNSKASQQTLKKAMEEAQKLTSKSPLPPVSPIELPESTAATILHVLEDIVETDEAPQEGSCDPPKLTVTVSPDARVIKPKPVVSMDYVDEKSIKGTPSVLPRTPSCTSKRKSPNLSSATCQQSTEASTLSIHSMNAPKVPSGSSRLGHQPNAAIDSMLPGPATDNRTIKSRAKPTVSPKKITSIGMSGTPEDKEKLVAVMPKSPRFSTSRSPRRGGWL; encoded by the exons ATGGGCTGTGAGAAGTCCGAGAGAGAACTGGAGTCTCCTCCCAGCGAGACGGAAAGCTACACCATCCATCTGCCTAAGCCCCTGAACATCGAGGAGAAGAAGTACTTGCTGGCGGTGGAAAGAGGCGACCTGGTCAACGTGAAGAGATTCATTCAGTCGGCTTACAAGGGCGGCATTAAC GGCAAGTCGGTGGACATAAACTGCATGGACAGTCTTGGTCGCAGTGCCCTGTCCCTGGCGATCGAGGCGGAGAATTTGGAGATGGTCGAGCTGCTCATCGTGCTGGGCGTCGAGACGAAGGACGCCCTTCTTCGCGCGATCGATCAGGAATTTGTCGAGGCTGTCGAACTTCTCTTGGAGCACGAGGAACTTCTCACTGTCGATTCTATAGTCGAAAACAATG ACGTCCAAGAGATCACTCACAGTTGGCAGAAAGTCGATCCGGTATCCGCCAGGTATGCACCGGAAATAACTCCCTTGATTCTGGCCGCGCAGCGTAACAATTACGAGATCTTGAAGTTATTGTTGGATCGCGGGGCAAGCTTACCCATGCCACACGACATCAAGTGCGGATGTAGCGATTGCCTTCGATCTACTACGG GTGATCCTCTGAGACTATCGGCTACCAGAATGTCCGAGTACAAGGCCTTGGCCAGTCGATGCTTGATAGCACTGAGCTCACCAGATCCTCTGCTAACTGCCTTCCAATTAAGCTGGGAACTTCGTGACCTGGCGATCGCCGAACCAGAGAGCAGGGGAGAGTACTTGAAGCTTCGTAAGGAAGTAGAGAA GTTCGCCGTCGATCTGCTGCAACAAGTGCGAACCACGACTGAACTATACACCATACTCAACTACGACCCGGACGACGAGAACAATTTGGTCACGAAGCATTTGGCCAGATTGGAGCTGGCCATACAATATAAACAGAAAACTTTCGTCGCTCATCCCCGGGTACAGCAACTCTTGGCGGCGATTTG GTACGATGGTTTACCTGGTTTTCGACGCATGTCCACTTTGCAGAGGTTCGGAGTGGTCGCAAAAACCGCAATGCTGTTCCCCTTTTATTGTATAATGTATTTACTGGCGCCTAGATCAAGGAATGGCCAACAGATGCGAAGGCCATTCGTCAAGTTCCTTGTTCACGCCTCGTCCTACGTATTCTTTCTGT TTATCCTCATATTGGTGTCGCAACGCGCAGACATGGAACTAGTGAAAATTTTCAGCAGCCAAGAGGCGAAGAGGAACATTGAAATCGAACTGGCTAGGCAACGAGGCGCTGCCCCGTCGTTTTTAGAGGGTATCGTTGTCTTATACGTTCTTGGATTTATTTGGCAAGAGATGAGAGAG GCTTACGTGGATGGATTGAAGGCGTATCTGCGCGACATGTGGAACTTCATCGATTTCACCAGGAATTTTCTCTACGTCGGAACCGTCGTGTTGAGGACAGCCGCGTACCTTCAGCAAAGGGCTGAAATAAAACAGGACGCAATGGCGGCCATGGTGCCCAGGGAAACCTGGAGCGATTTTGATCCTCAGTTGATAGCCGAAGGTCTGTTCGCGGGGGCCAATGTCTTCAGTGCTTTGAAGTTGATCCATTTGTTCAGCATCAATCCTCATCTGGGTCCTCTTCAG ATATCCCTAGGTAGGATGGTGATAGACATTGTAAAATTCTTCTTCATCTACACCCTGGTGCTCTTTGCCTTCGCTTGCGGGTTGAACCAGTTACTCTGGTACTTCGCCGAATTGGAACGGAAGAAGTGCTACATTAACTTCGGAGATCCCTCCTGGGACGCAGCCAGTGAGTCCTGCTTACGATGGCGAAG CTTCAGCAGTCTCTTCGAGTCCTGTCAGAGTTTGTTTTGGGCCAGTTTCGGCGGCATTGGGATAGACAGCTTCGAACTCGCCG GAATCAAGTCTTACACTCGATTTTGGGGCTTGTTGATGTTCGGCTCGTACTCCGTGATCAACGTGATCGTTCTGCTGAATCTCCTGATAGCTATGATGAGCAACAGCTACGCCATGATCGAG GAACGCGCAGACACGGAGTGGAAGTTCGCAAGGACGAAGCTGTGGATGAGCTACTTCGAGGAAGGCGGCACGCTTCCGCCCCCGTTCAACGTCCTCCCGCCGCCTAAACTGCTGTTCAGGCTGTGCGGCTTGCAGAGGAAACGGGTTGCCAGACAGTCGAGCGATTACAAGCGAACGCACGGCTACAA GTACGGGGCTGTTATGAGGGCCCTGGTATGGCGGTACGTCGTGAACGCGCACTCCGAGCACGAAATGGATCCTGTTACCGAGGACGACATCCACGAGCTCAAGTCGGACCTGTCCTCGTGGCGGTGCGAGCTGCTGGAGATCCTCAGGCGGAATGGCATGGACATCAATGGCGCTGACACCAAAGAAAGAA CTGTTCTAGGCAAGAGAATGAAGGTTTGGGAGAGGAGGCTGATGAAGGACTTCCACGTGGCAGCTCCAGTCGCGGGATCAGAAATAGAGGAAATGGCGACTCTTCAGCCACCCGCCGAAGGCGAGGACAACGTTGCCAGGTGGAAAAGAATTGCCAAGCTGGCCGTGATGCGATCGCCTAACCATCGTTGGACCCAA GTCGTGAGCAGTGCTATAAAAAGCTCGCAAATCGGTAAGAGCAACAGCAAGGCCTCTCAGCAGACCTTGAAGAAAGCCATGGAGGAAGCACAGAAGCTGACTAGCAAGAGCCCTTTGCCACCTGTGTCGCCTATCGAACTGCCCGAGAGCACGGCTGCGACGATTCTTCACGTTCTCGAAGACATTGTCGAAACCGACGAGGCTCCTCAGGAAGGATCATGTGATCCTCCCAAACTGACGGTAACGGTCAGTCCCGATGCACGTGTTATCAAG CCGAAGCCAGTGGTATCGATGGACTATGTCGACGAGAAATCTATTAAAGGTACACCATCTGTGCTGCCTCGAACGCCATCGTGCACCAGCAAACGAAAATCTCCAAACTTGTCATCGGCGACCTGCCAACAATCGACTG AAGCATCAACACTGTCCATCCATTCCATGAACGCCCCCAAAGTTCCATCTGGTTCATCGAGACTTGGCCACCAACCTAATGCAGCCATAGATTCCATGTTACCTGGTCCTGCTACCGATAATCGAACAATCAAATCGCGAGCAAAGCCAACAGtaagtcctaaaaaaattacgaGTATTGGGATGTCGGGTACGCCAGAGGATAAGGAAAAATTGGTAGCGGTTATGCCGAAATCGCCGCGATTTTCGACCAGCAGATCACCTCGAAGGGGAGGTTGGTTGTGA
- the LOC143343545 gene encoding uncharacterized protein LOC143343545 yields the protein MVSLGPTSRLVGFLVVSTILFDDSRATEKIKTASADLKRAEDLEASPSVHGDGGKYEEKGGGTKFHEDHHSVDEEKGDKGYKVFHEYDKGQKGHHDIEDHKGKYDEKKGEKEKKHEEIDHYDEKHHGEEGEKAAKFDEEGKHQKGYSTKGGHSVFKKDEYEKKHDFYDEYHEDGENEKHGGYHHEHEGKKGGHEKKGQLDSGRREYHHGKKKKQEQGHHHRNQKGRKHSEGQDSHHRDEKKYGKNGGHESGKKWFASNGH from the exons ATGGTGTCGTTGGGCCCAACGTCCAGACTCGTCGGGTTTCTCGTCGTTTCGACGATTCTGTTCGACGATTCGCGAGCCACCGAGAAAATTAAGACGGCTTCTGCTGACTTGAAACGCGCGGAGGACCTCGAAGCTTCTCCCAGCGTCCACGGAG atgggggcaaatacgagGAGAAGGGTGGTGGTACAAAGTTTCACGAGGATCACCATTCCGTCGATGAAGAAAAGGGTGACAAG GGTTACAAAGTCTTCCACGAGTACGATAAGGGTCAGAAAGGTCATCACGACATAGAGGACCACAAAGGAAAATATGACGAAAAGAAAGGGGAAAAGGAGAAAAAGCACGAGGAGATAGACCATTACGATGAAAAGCATCatggcgaggaaggcgaaaaggCAGCGAAATTCGACGAGGAAGGGAAACACCAGAAGGGCTACAGCACTAAAGGAGGCCACAGCGTCTTCAAGAAG GACGAGTACGAAAAGAAGCATGACTTTTACGACGAGTACCACGAAGACGGTGAAAATGAGAAGCATGGAGGTTATCATCACGAACACGAGGGTAAAAAGGGTGGCCACGAAAAGAAGGGACAACTGGACTCTGGTCGTCGCGAG TATCATCACGGCAAGAAGAAGAAGCAAGAGCAGGGTCATCATCATCGCAATCAGAAAGGTCGTAAACATAGCGAGGGCCAGGACAGCCATCATCGAGACGAGAAGAAATATGGGAAAAATGGTGGACACGAATCGGGGAAGAAATGGTTCGCGAGCAACGGACATTAA